The sequence GCATCTTCCATATAATTAATATTTTTCAATTTACATTTATAATAATTAAATCTAGTACCTATATGAAAAAAATTGTGAAATTTATAAAATTTAATAGCATCTAAATTAGATTTACAAACTTCTATTATTAAAATGTTATTACCTAATAATAAAGATTGAGTTTCACATAATTTTAGTATTTTAGTTGCTAACCCTTGTCTTCTAAAATTATTATTTATACCTAGATTTAATATATCAGTTACATCAGGTGCAAACATAGCAATTATAAATCCTATTATTATATCATTATATTTTATAACCTTAGAATAGTAAGAAGATAGTAAAGCATCTATAAAGTTTTGTTTACTCCAAGGAAATTTTTGTATTTTATTTTCTAAAATTAATACATCATTAATATCATTTTGTACCATTGAAGATATTATAAATTTCGATTTTCTTTTCATTATTTTTTTATATTTGATTTAATTTTAAATCATTACGTTCTTTTATAGTAAATGCTATTTTATTACGTATATATATAGGTAAATTAGAATTAATAGGTAATTTATCACTCTGAAAAAATACTTTTTTAGATAATCTTGCTAAATATTTAGCTTTAGGAATATATATATTAATATACTGTGCATTTGTAAATAATGACGACAGATCTTTATGTTTACTAAAAGCGTTACCAATAATAATTTTATTGAAATTTATG comes from Candidatus Kinetoplastibacterium sorsogonicusi and encodes:
- a CDS encoding GNAT family N-acetyltransferase; this encodes MKRKSKFIISSMVQNDINDVLILENKIQKFPWSKQNFIDALLSSYYSKVIKYNDIIIGFIIAMFAPDVTDILNLGINNNFRRQGLATKILKLCETQSLLLGNNILIIEVCKSNLDAIKFYKFHNFFHIGTRFNYYKCKLKNINYMEDALVMKKLIY